A window of Kribbella voronezhensis genomic DNA:
CGTTGCTCGTGACGGCGGGCCTCCTACTGGCGATCACGGTCGCCGCCGCTGTCGTCAAACCCTGGGAGGCAAAGGGATGAAGAAGCTACTGATCGGAGTCGTCGGGTTTGCCGTCTTCGCCGGGGCAGCGGTCGCGTACGTCGTCTCCGCGCGCGGAGACGAGCCGGCGGTCAACGCGGTCGCGGTGGTCACCGGGCAGCCGCTGCCGTTGGACGGCCACACCTTGTTCTTCCGGAATGTTGCCCAAGGCCCGGACTTCGGCAAGTTGGCGGCGGTGCCGAGAACAGCGCCGACCGAGCCGCGAAAGGTCGGAGATCTCCGCTGCGACCGCTTCGCGGCCGCTCGCGGTACGGGGATCTGCCTTCGAGTCCGGCAGGGGTCGTTGCCGCCGGTGACCGACCTGCTCGTGCTCGGGGCCGATCTGTCGGTCCGGCATCAGGAGACGTTGCCCGGTACGCCGAGCCGGGCCCGGGTTTCCCCGGACGGGCGGCTCGTCTACTGGACGCTGTTCGTCACCGGTGATTCGTATTCGGCGACCGGGTTCTCCACCCGCAGCGGGCTGTACGAGGTGCAGACGGGGCGGTTGGTGAAGACCATCGAGGAGCTTCCGGTGTTCGTCGGCGGCCGGCGGTACTTCGCCTCGGACGTCAACTACTGGGGGATCACCTTTGGTGCCGACGGCAACCGGTTCTACGCGACACTGAGCAGCAAGGGGAAGACGTACCTGGTCGAGGCCGACTACCGGAAGTACCGGGGCGACGCGATCCTCGAGAACGTGGAGTGCCCTTCGCTGTCACCGGACGGAAAGCGAATCGCCTACAAGCAAAAGGTTTCCGACGGGGTATGGCGCCTCGCGGTCGCCGACCTGGCGACGAAGCGAGTGACCCGGCTGGCCGAGACCCGCAGCGTCGACGACCAGCCGTTGTGGCGGGACGACGCGACGATCCTGTACGGGCTGCGCCGGGACGGCGACGCCTCGGATGTCTGGTCGGTGCCGGCCAACGGGGGCGGTACGCCGGTCCTGCTCATCCCCGACGCGAGCAGCCCGGCGTACGGATGATCAGGCCTTCCGTACCTGGTGGACGATCAGACCGGCGAGGAGTGCGCCGAGGGTGCCGAGGGTGAGGTCGCCGAGCGTGTCGGTGTAGGCGGTCTGGAGCTCGGGCGAGTGCCGGACGAAGGCGACGTACTCGCCGAGCTCCCAGATCACGGCCGCGGTGGCGCCGAATCCGAGCGCGACGAACACGGTCAACGCGCGGGTCAATGATCGCGGCGCGAAGGCAGTCAGGACGCCGGCCGTGAGGAGCGCCCACAAGACGAAGTGCATGGCGTCGTCCCACCAGCTGATGGTGTCGAACAGGTTCAGCCGGTTGCCGATCAGGTCGACCAGCCAGGGGAGCGTCATCAGCAGGTCCGCGGACCATGGGAACACCTTGTGGAGCTTGCTCCTCGCCCGGCCGTAAGCGAACCACCACAGCGGCAGGACCAAAGCGCCGATCGGGTAGACGATCAGCCGGGCGGTCGAGGCCTTGCCCTTGATACCGCTCAGGTCCGGCCAGATGAGGGCCGAGAGCAACAAAGCGAAGAGGGCGACCTTGGCCGCCAGCGCGGCGTACCGGAGTACTGCGGGCCCGGTGATGGAAGGGACGGTCCTGGCAACCATCGTCGTCATACCTCCAGTGAACCTGCCCGGGTCCGCCTGCGGATGAGTAGATCTACTGAAAAGCCCCCGGTCTGCGTCATTGTGACGCAGCCGGGGGCTTCTTGGTTGGAGGACGTCAGCCGACGCTGACCAGGTCGACCACGAAGATCAGGGTCTCGCCGGGCTTGATCGCGCCGCCCGCGCCACGGTCGCCGTACGCCAGGTGCGGCGGGATGACCAGCTTGCGCCGGCCGCCGACCTTCATGCCCTGGACGCCGGTGTCCCAGCCCTTGATGACCCGGCCGACGCCGAGCTGGAAGTCCAGCGGAGCGCCGCGGTTGTACGAGGCGTCGAACTCCTCGCCGGTGGAGTGGGCGACGCCCACGTAGTGCACGCTCACCTGGGACCCGGCCTTGGCCTCCGCGCCGTCGCCCTCGGTGATGTCGGTGATCTCCAGATCCGCCGGCGGCGGGCCGTCCGGAAAGTCGATCTCAGGCTTGTCAGTCATACCTCAAGCTAACCAGATCCCCTCAACAGGGCACTCCACAGCCCTGTACTCCGGTGCGCCCGCCGCCTGAGCGCGGGCACACCGGGCGACCGCACGTCGCAGTCAGTTCGCCAGCGACTCACGCAGGGTCGCGGCGAATTCGGTCGGCTTGCCGGGCTGGCCGTACTCGTCGCCGAGGAAGCCGCCGTGATTGCTCGGGAAGGTCACCGGCGTGAGGCCGAGCCGCGCGGCGATCGCCTCGCCGCCGCGGCGGGCGAGCTGGCCCTCCGACTCCTCGCCGATCCCGATGACGATCTTGTCCTTCACCTCGGCGAGCGCGTCGACGTCCGGCTGGTACGACGTACAGCCGCGCAGGTTCTGACCGAGCAGAGCGTCGTCGCGGGACCCGTCGTCGTCCGTCGGCAGGCCGAACATCGCCGGGTCGGGCGCCGGTTGCTCGGTGTAGTCGCCCGGGATCTCCCCGGCGTAGCTGACAAAGGCGATGAACTTGGCCATCCCGGCGCCCATCCCGTCGCGCTGGTAGGTCTGGTACATGTCCTCGACGACCTTGAGCGCCGCCTCGGAGTCCGGGACGAGGGCGGCCAGCGGCGGCTCGTGGGCCACCAACCGGCGTACGAGCTCCGGCCTCCGCGCCATCAGAGCGAGTGCGTTCACCGCGCCGCCGCTGCTCGCGAAGAGGTCGACCGGGCCGGCGTCAGCGCGGCCAGGTCGGCGGCGTGGTCGTCGGGTGACAGCTCGCCGCTGTCGTCGGTCCGCGAGCTGCGCTCGACCCCGCGTGGGTCGTAGGTCACCACGGTCCGGTCGGTGAAATTCGACGCCAAGGTGGGGAATCCGCTCGCCGCCATCGGGGAGCCGATCATCAGCAGCACCGGGCGGTTCTGGAGGTCGCCGCGGACGTCGTACGTCAGAACGGCGCCTGGTACGTCGATGGTGGCGGTGACGGGATCCGGCATGAAAGCTCCTCGAGTAGTGATTGCTTGGACCCTATTCATGCACCCCCAGGGGGTTACCGTCGACACTCATGCGGAAGAAGCTTGCCCTGCTGGCCACGACCGCCGCTGTCCTGGCCGCTGTGGGCGCAGTGGCCACGTCGCGCGCGTCGGACGCCAGTACAGCTGCCGAAAACTATGGGCAGTACTCGCTGATGTTCGAGCGGTCGGCCGGGCAGTACTGGGCCGGTGGATCGGCCGCGGGCCAGTGGGCGTGGACGCCACTCTCGGCGACCGAGTCGGACATCTCCTGGGGCGACCCGAAGACCTGGCCGCCGAAATCGGCCGAACACTTCATCCACTCCGGCGACTGGGTCCTCCTCGACGGCTACAACGACGGCGCCGGCCGCCCGCTGACCCAGCTCCAGCGCGTCACCTCGGAAAAGCTCGGCGACGCCACCTGCGGCGCGATGACCCCGATCCCGTCCGAAGGCGGCAAACAGCACTACGTGAAGTGGACGATCCCGGCGACCGGTTACTGCCTCGACGCGGTCGGCACCATCAAGCCCCCGAACGGCTCCACCACGGTCAACTTCCGGCACCTGCAGAAATGGTCCCCGCCGCACAACTGCGCCAACACCTACTTCTCCGGCCAGACCTGCATCACACAATTCGAACAATGGTGGGACGACAACAACCACGCCTACTCCCTCCAACTCTCCCGCACCTTGGAGATCGCCCGAGGCAAAGGCCCCGCCTTCACCAACCACACCACAGCCCCAGTGAACTGGAACGCCACCGGCCGCTATTACTGGCATTACTGATCTTGAAAAACCTTGAGAGTGTTGGCGGTACGCGCAGCGGGCGGGTGTGGCGATGAGCGGGGTGTGCCGACGAGGGCTCAGTTTGTGGAATCTGGTGCGCGAGAAGCATCTCTGAGCGGCGACGGAGGAGCCGCGACCTGGGGTGGGTGGGAGCGCCTGGAGCGGGAGTGACGGAGGAGCGACAGCGGAAGGTGCGTGGGGCAGGTGCGGCCGGGAGACCGGCCGCACCTCGCGCAGTACTACTTCTTGACTGTCTTGTTGTACTGGTCGATCTGGGGCTTGATCGACGCGGCGGCGTCGGTCATCGCCTTCTGGGGGTCGCTGCCCAGGACTGCCTTCTCGAGGCCGTCTTCGGCGGCCTTGCGGGCTTGGGGCATGACGCCGAGGATGCAGCCGGAGGAAGCGTTCGACGGCTTGGTGTTGTGGAGTTGGGTGATCGCGGTGGTGAACTGCGGGTACTGCGCCACCCAGGCCTTGTCGGCCGGCAGGTCGAGGGCCTTGGAGTTGATCGGGAAGTAGCCGGTCCCGGTGTGCCAGGCGGCCTGCTGCTCCGGTGACGAGGCGAACTTCACGAATTCCCACGACGCGCGCTTCTCCGCGTCGGAGTGGCCCGGTCCGTCGACCCACAGCGACGCGCCACCGATGATCGGGCCGCCGGTGTCGGCCGCGCTGAGCTTCGGGAACGGCGCCGTCAGCACGGTGAACTTGCCCTTGGCCGCGTTGATGTAGCCGCGCAGCGAGCCGGTCGACTCCAGGTGCATCGCCGACGTGCCGGACTTGAAGACGGCCTGCGCGTCGTCGGTCTTCTTGCCGGTGTTCGGCATGTAGCCGTCCTTGACCATCTGCTGGTACCAGGTCGCGATCTTGACGCCCTGCTCGCCGTCGAAGTTCACCTTGGTGGCGAGGTCCTTGCGGCCGTTCTCGTTGTCACAGTACGTCGTACCGGACTGGGCGATCAGCTGCTCCATGAACCAGCCGTAGATCGCGGCGTTGAAGCCGTACTGGACGGTCTTGCCACCCTGCTTGACGGTCAGCTTCTTCGCGGCCGCCATGATCTCGTCGAGATTCGTCGGCGGCTTGTTGGGGTCGAGACCCGCCTTCACGAAGGCTTCCTTGTTGATGTACAGCAACGGCATCGACGTGTTGAACGGCATCGAGTTGAGTTTGCCGTCGATCGAGTAGTAGTTGGCGATGTTCGGCTCGATCGAGTCCAGCGTGTAGCCGTCCTTGTCGGCGAAGCTCTGCACCGGCACGGTCTGCTTGGAGTCGATCATGAACCGCGAGCCGATGTCGTAGATCTGTACGACGGAGGGCGTGTTGCCCTGCTGCACCGACGTCTTGTACTTCGTGATCGTGTCGTCGTAGTCGCCCTGGTAGACGGCGGTGACCTCGATCTTGCCGGCGTTGGCCGCGTTGAACGCCTTCACCAGTTTGTCGACGGCCTCGCCGTTGGCGCCCTTCATGCCGTGCCAGAACGTCACCTTGGTGACGCCGCTGGCCTTGTCCAGCGCGTCGGCGCCGGGCGCGTCCTGGCCGCCGGTCGACTTGTCGCCGGAGTTGTCACTACCGCCGCAGCCGGCGGCGACGAGCGCCACCACTGCCAGCAGCGCGGCCACGGTCGCCGTACGCCGTTGTCGGACAGATCGCATCGCTGTGCCTTTCTTCTGCATTACCGGATCGCGCCCGCGGTCAGGCCGCGGACGATGAAACGCTGACCGAAGATGACGATGGCCAGGGTCGGGAGGATGGACAAGGTGACGCCGGCCAGGATCAGCCCCGGGTCGGCCGCCTCGACATCGTTGAGCTGGCTGATGCCGATCTGCAGCGTTCGCCGGCTGGCGTTGTCGCCGATCAGCAGCGGCCAGAAGAACTGGTTCCACGCTGCCAGGAAGACGTACAGGCCGACAGCCATCAGGGCCGGTTTGTTCAGCGGGAGCAGGATCTGCCGGATGAACCGCCAGTGCCCGCAGCCGTCGATGGTCGCGGCGTCGCGCAACTCGGTCGGGAACTGCAGGAACGACTGCCGCAGCAGGAACACCCCGAACGCGTTGGCCAGGAACGGGAGGACGAGGGCGACCATCGTTCCGGCGTACGACGCGGTGAGCCGTTCGCCGCCGACCGACCAGCCGGTGATGGTCAGGTAGTTCGGCAGCACGATCGATTCCCACGGCACCATCAGCGTGCCGAGGAACAGTCCGAACAGCACGGTCCGGCCCCACATCTTCATGAAGACGAACGCGTACGCCGCCAGCACGCTGGTGATCAGCTGGCTGAGCGTGATCACCGAGGTCTGCAGCACCGAGTTCAGGTACTGCCGGCCGATCGCCGTGGTGGAGGTGGCGCCCTGGTAGTTGCCGGTGAAGAGCCCGTGCGGGAACAGGTCGGGCGGGTACGACGAGATCTGCCCGGGCGACATGATCGAGCCCGCGATCACGTAGTACACGGGGAAGATCACAGCGATCGCGGCGATGATCAGTACGGCGTACGTGATCACCCGGCCGACGGTCAGGTTCCTCACTTGTAGTGCACCCGCCTCTCGAGGACGCCGAACTGGATCGCGGTACAGGCCAGCAGGATCACCAGCAGCACGATCGCCTGGGCGGAGGCGGCGCCGAAGTCGCTGGCGTTGTTCGCGAAGGCGGTGTGATAGATCGAGTAGACGAGCGTCTTCGTGGACTGTTCCGGGCCGCCCTCGGGCGTGAGGATCTTGATCTGGCCGAAGCCCTGCAGCGACTGGATCGTCGAGATCACGATCAGGAAGAACAGTTGCGGGCCGAGCATCGGCACGGTGATGAACCGGGCCGCGCGCCAGCCACCGGCGCCGTCCAGCGTGGCCGCCTCGTTGATCTCGGCGGGGATCGCGCCGATTCCCGCGGACAGCACCAGGACGTTGTACCCGATGCTCATCCAGACCGTGGTGATCGCGACGCTGATCAGCGCC
This region includes:
- a CDS encoding alpha/beta fold hydrolase yields the protein MPDPVTATIDVPGAVLTYDVRGDLQNRPVLLMIGSPMAASGFPTLASNFTDRTVVTYDPRGVERSSRTDDSGELSPDDHAADLAALTPARSTSSRAAAAR
- a CDS encoding carbohydrate ABC transporter permease — its product is MLVPCLLVFALFIIWPLGKSVSLSLHGSDLFGRPDAFVGLQHYRDMLSSPEFRHILWVTFAFVLLTVIPGVLGGLAIVLLLEQHIKAIRVFRTAFALPFAFSVASASVIFATIYNPAIGLANGMLGRLGVDRVGWLTDPSWALISVAITTVWMSIGYNVLVLSAGIGAIPAEINEAATLDGAGGWRAARFITVPMLGPQLFFLIVISTIQSLQGFGQIKILTPEGGPEQSTKTLVYSIYHTAFANNASDFGAASAQAIVLLVILLACTAIQFGVLERRVHYK
- a CDS encoding ABC transporter substrate-binding protein, with the protein product MRSVRQRRTATVAALLAVVALVAAGCGGSDNSGDKSTGGQDAPGADALDKASGVTKVTFWHGMKGANGEAVDKLVKAFNAANAGKIEVTAVYQGDYDDTITKYKTSVQQGNTPSVVQIYDIGSRFMIDSKQTVPVQSFADKDGYTLDSIEPNIANYYSIDGKLNSMPFNTSMPLLYINKEAFVKAGLDPNKPPTNLDEIMAAAKKLTVKQGGKTVQYGFNAAIYGWFMEQLIAQSGTTYCDNENGRKDLATKVNFDGEQGVKIATWYQQMVKDGYMPNTGKKTDDAQAVFKSGTSAMHLESTGSLRGYINAAKGKFTVLTAPFPKLSAADTGGPIIGGASLWVDGPGHSDAEKRASWEFVKFASSPEQQAAWHTGTGYFPINSKALDLPADKAWVAQYPQFTTAITQLHNTKPSNASSGCILGVMPQARKAAEDGLEKAVLGSDPQKAMTDAAASIKPQIDQYNKTVKK
- a CDS encoding FKBP-type peptidyl-prolyl cis-trans isomerase, with product MTDKPEIDFPDGPPPADLEITDITEGDGAEAKAGSQVSVHYVGVAHSTGEEFDASYNRGAPLDFQLGVGRVIKGWDTGVQGMKVGGRRKLVIPPHLAYGDRGAGGAIKPGETLIFVVDLVSVG
- a CDS encoding carbohydrate ABC transporter permease gives rise to the protein MRNLTVGRVITYAVLIIAAIAVIFPVYYVIAGSIMSPGQISSYPPDLFPHGLFTGNYQGATSTTAIGRQYLNSVLQTSVITLSQLITSVLAAYAFVFMKMWGRTVLFGLFLGTLMVPWESIVLPNYLTITGWSVGGERLTASYAGTMVALVLPFLANAFGVFLLRQSFLQFPTELRDAATIDGCGHWRFIRQILLPLNKPALMAVGLYVFLAAWNQFFWPLLIGDNASRRTLQIGISQLNDVEAADPGLILAGVTLSILPTLAIVIFGQRFIVRGLTAGAIR
- a CDS encoding TolB family protein, with the translated sequence MKKLLIGVVGFAVFAGAAVAYVVSARGDEPAVNAVAVVTGQPLPLDGHTLFFRNVAQGPDFGKLAAVPRTAPTEPRKVGDLRCDRFAAARGTGICLRVRQGSLPPVTDLLVLGADLSVRHQETLPGTPSRARVSPDGRLVYWTLFVTGDSYSATGFSTRSGLYEVQTGRLVKTIEELPVFVGGRRYFASDVNYWGITFGADGNRFYATLSSKGKTYLVEADYRKYRGDAILENVECPSLSPDGKRIAYKQKVSDGVWRLAVADLATKRVTRLAETRSVDDQPLWRDDATILYGLRRDGDASDVWSVPANGGGTPVLLIPDASSPAYG